A DNA window from Brassica napus cultivar Da-Ae chromosome C1, Da-Ae, whole genome shotgun sequence contains the following coding sequences:
- the LOC106349813 gene encoding glutathione S-transferase T3-like, which produces MDSSNPYSHTSNTQPTETASFCGDSRSVRKERSKWPPSDDLVLISAWLNTNKNVVVSNEQKASTFWGRIADYFTASPKVAGGDKPEPLQCKQRWQKLNDLVCNFCGSYAAATRQKTSCQSESDVVKLAHEIFFNDHKIKFNLHHAWEELRYDQKWSEHATSKLGGNGQKRKCEDGAETASSQATINLDEQPTKRPAGVKASKAASAKKPIVDNEASLKFQTMCSIKEKDLALQERVSKMALLNSLISKTDPLSEIEQAVKTKLLTEMLDN; this is translated from the exons ATGGATTCTAGTAATCCATATAGTCACACGTCCAA TACTCAACCAACTGAAACTGCAAGCTTCTGTGGAGACTCACGTTCAGTGCGCAAAGAAAGAAGTAAATGGCCTCCCTCTGATGATCTAGTGCTCATTAGCGCCTGGTTAAACACCAACAAAAATGTTGTAGTCAGCAATGAGCAAAAAGCAAGTACTTTCTGGGGCCGCATTGCCGATTACTTTACAGCTAGCCCGAAGGTGGCCGGAGGTGATAAGCCAGAACCTCTTCAGTGTAAGCAAAGGTGGCAGAAGCTGAATGATCTTGTTTGCAATTTCTGTGGATCATATGCGGCAGCAACAAGACAGAAAACTAGTTGTCAGAGCGAGAGTGATGTTGTGAAACTGGCACACGAAATATTTTTCAATGATCACAAGATTAAATTTAATCTCCACCATGCTTGGGAGGAGCTCCGCTATGACCAGAAATGGTCTGAGCATGCTACTAGTAAGCTTGGTGGAAACGGTCAGAAGAGAAAGTGCGAGGATGGAGCAGAAACAGCAAGCTCTCAAGCAACCATCAATCTAGACGAGCAACCTACCAAACGGCCAGCTGGTGTTAAGGCTTCAAAAGCAGCTTCTGCAAAGAAACCAATCGTAGATAATGAGGCTTCATTAAAGTTTCAGACTATGTGCTCTATTAAAGAGAAAGACTTGGCCCTGCAAGAGAGAGTTTCGAAAATGGCTCTGCTTAACAGCCTCATTTCAAAAACAGACCCACTTTCTGAAATAGAACAAGCAGTAAAGACTAAGCTTCTTACAGAGATGCTGGATAACTAG
- the LOC125580973 gene encoding uncharacterized protein LOC125580973: MASSSHNTFEGVDEFDQYFDQTFEDLCINHDDQEDTRKKRKKRVHIERNHEEGNVRLWNDYFSETPTYPQNLFRRRFRMNKPLFMRIVYRLSNEVEFFRQKKDALGRSSLSPLQKCTAVIRVLAYGSAADAVDEYLRLGETTTRSCVEHFVEGIIYLLGDEYLRRPTPADLQRLLQVGEFHGFPGMIGSIDCMHWEWKNCPTAWKGQYTRGSEKPTIVLDAVASYDLWIWHAFFGPPGTLNDINVLERSPVFEI, translated from the coding sequence atgGCTTCATCTTCTCATAACACTTTTGAGGGAGTAGATgaatttgatcaatattttgatcaaacgtTCGAGGATTTGTGCATAAATCATGATGATCAAGAAGATAcaaggaagaaaagaaaaaaacgagtcCACATTGAAAGAAACCATGAAGAAGGCAATGTgcgtttatggaatgattatttcagcgAAACTCCAACATATCCTCAAAATCTATTCCGACGgcgatttagaatgaacaaaccattgttcatgcgtattgtttatcgactctccaatgaagttgaattctTTCGACAAAAGAAAGATGCTCTCGGAAGGTCTAGTCTCTctccacttcaaaagtgtacagcagtcattcgtgtcttggcataTGGTAGTGCGGCTGACGCTgttgacgaatacctccgactCGGTGAAACTACTACTCGGTCATGTGTGGAACATTTTGTGGAaggaataatttatttattaggcgatgagtacctaagaagaccaacacccgctgatcttcaacgtctacttcaAGTTGGTGAGTTCcatggatttcccgggatgataggaagcatcgattgtatgcattgggagtggaagaattgtcccaccgcttggaaagggcaatataCACGGGGTTCAGAAAAACCCACAATTGTTTTAGATGCGGTTGCTTCGTATGATCtatggatatggcatgcgttttttggacctccaggtaccttaaatgatatcaatgttcttgaacgctcacctgtttttgaaatataa
- the LOC106351289 gene encoding probable WRKY transcription factor 29 — protein sequence MDEGDLEAVVRGYSSCSDAFSGKSSGGFSPSFCLPVETASLYEEEMETTGLDELGVLYKPFYTSSTQTLTNPVSVSEDSGRSRDGKKQRTHGCLLANGSRVNRIRIPESWKSRKNQQKRVVGQVKEENLLSDAWAWRKYGQKPIKGSPYPRSYYRCSSSKGCLARKQVERNPQNSEKFTITYTNEHDHEIPTRRNSLAGTTRAKSSKPKPSITKKSGKQVVSSPTSNPVITSGDESSVVVQAMEVAEMSTYQTTGEIEGTSNNLPTDLSSDTGHNPSDFDEILNSPEFINGYLWDY from the exons ATGGATGAAGGAGACCTGGAAGCAGTAGTTAGAGGCTACTCTAGCTGCTCTGATGCATTTTCCGGCAAAAGCTCCGGTGGATTTTCACCTTCGTTTTGTCTTCCGGTTGAGACAGCTAGTTTATAcgaagaggagatggagacaACCGGTTTAGACGAACTCGGTGTACTCTACAAGCCCTTTTACACTAGCTCCACACAAACCCTCACGAACCCCGTCTCTGTTTCGGAAGATTCAGGACGTTCCCGAGATGGTAAGAAACAACGCACACATGGTTGTCTTCTAGCTAACGGATCAAGAGTTAATCGCATCCGAATCCCTGAATCATGGAAGAG CAGGAAGAACCAACAGAAGAGAGTAGTTGGGCAAGTGAAGGAAGAGAATCTGCTGTCGGACGCATGGGCATGGCGTAAATACGGGCAGAAACCCATCAAAGGATCTCCATACCCAAG GAGTTATTACAGGTGCAGCAGCTCAAAGGGGTGTTTAGCAAGAAAACAAGTCGAAAGAAATCCTCAGAACTCGGAAAAGTTCACCATAACATATACGAATGAGCACGATCACGAGATACCAACCCGAAGAAACTCATTAGCCGGTACAACCCGAGCCAAATCTTCCAAACCTAAACCGTCAATAACCAAAAAATCAGGAAAGCAAGTGGTTTCGTCTCCCACAAGTAACCCCGTGATCACATCCGGTGATGAATCGTCTGTCGTGGTTCAAGCCATGGAGGTTGCAGAAATGAGTACCTACCAAACAACCGGAGAAATCGAGGGCACGAGTAACAATTTACCAACGGATTTGTCGTCGGATACGGGACATAATCCGAGTGATTTCGATGAAATATTGAATAGCCCAGAGTTTATCAATGGGTACTTATGGGATTACTAG
- the LOC106349812 gene encoding uncharacterized protein LOC106349812, which yields MSAEMDRALLALSFKDDDDGPFTLPNLPQYFATERNACSLIGRLLNPEFQRLPKLILELPRRWQKSERVRGFALTKENFQFVFMHEHDLQEILEKGMQTFDDWGLAMDRWVEKPQPGFLQSVSIWVRISNIPVNHYTKEAISELGDLIRRVEKVIFDPEKPQRQDYAQGASDQSTGFMSISQTPLPQRVLEATDPLYGVLKEDQVGINPLSGRPRIAPEILQEMRNYLLASSSEDRHVREQRVIASVKDSEMKLDSQRSVMQLIPTLLFTSVINKGKGIVVSDDKEERMGHSSIPNPQPKLMAAAISSGQTMFNTTTNVFCKLSLPSLQQSQVNQTSSLITFTAEPASSKEKVIRKPRRFKRIYNSRKRSQKLPQAHDHQEVTEGSVNKKRKAEDDLAGVSKAAKSNAAKMVPREGLSNA from the exons ATGTCTGCTGAAATGGATAGAGCTCTCTTAGCCTTGTCTttcaaagatgatgatgatggtccTTTCACTCTACCAAATCTCCCGCAGTATTTCGCAACTGAAAGGAATGCATGCAGCTTAATAGGACGACTTCTTAACCCAGAATTTCAAAGACTGCCAAAATTGATCCTCGAACTACCAAGGAGGTGGCAGAAATCGGAAAGAGTCAGGGGATTTGCTCTGACTAAAGAAAATTTTCAGTTTGTGTTCATGCATGAACACGATCTTCAGGAAATTCTAGAAAAAGGCATGCAAACCTTCGATGATTGGGGATTAGCAATGGATCGATGGGTAGAGAAACCTCAGCCTGGATTCCTGCAATCAGTCTCGATCTGGGTCAGAATCAGTAACATTCCGGTTAATCACTACACCAAAGAAGCTATCTCTGAGCTTGGAGATCTTATCAGGCGTGTTGAAAAAGTCATATTTGATCCTGAAAAACCTCAGAGACAGGATTAT GCTCAAGGAGCTAGTGATCAGTCAACTGGATTCATGTCTATCTCTCAGACTCCTCTTCCGCAACGGGTTCTTGAAGCTACTGATCCTCTGTATGGAGTTTTAAAGGAAGATCAAGTGGGAATTAATCCTCTCTCGGGTCGCCCGCGTATTGCTCCTGAGATTCTACAAGAGATGCGCAATTATCTACTAGCTTCAAGCTCTGAAGACAGACATGTTCGTGAACAAAGGGTCATTGCTTCAGTGAAAGATTCAGAGATGAAACTGGACTCACAGAGATCAGTGATGCAACTCATCCCCACTTTGCTGTTTACTTCAgtcataaacaaaggaaaagGGATAGTTGTCTCTGATGATAAAGAGGAAAGAATGGGCCACTCTTCTATCCCGAACCCGCAGCCTAAGCTTATGGCAGCAGCAATCTCCTCAGGACAGACGATGTTCAACACCACAACTAACGTCTTCTGTAAACTATCGCTACCATCCCTTCAACAGTCTCAGGTGAATCAAACCAGCTCTCTGATTACTTTCACTGCTGAACCTGCTAGCTCCAAGGAGAAGGTAATAAGGAAGCCAAGAAGATTCAAAAGAATCTACAACTCTCGTAAGAGGTCTCAGAAGTTACCTCAGGCTCATGATCACCAAGAGGTCACTGAAGGAAGtgtgaacaagaaaaggaaagctGAAGATGATTTGGCAGGTGTATCCAAAGCTGCAAAGAGCAATGCAGCAAAGATGGTCCCGCGTGAGGGACTGTCCAATGCGTAA